From a region of the Puniceicoccaceae bacterium genome:
- a CDS encoding RecQ family ATP-dependent DNA helicase, whose product MPASPEQALKRHFQLDRFRSPQREIIQSILDGKPTLVIMPTGGGKSLCYQLPAMLLPGVTLVISPLIALMKDQVDALQQRGIPAAMINSSQSWPEQRSILESLKRKELKLLYVAPERFRAQSFVDALTSVEISLFAVDEAHCISQWGHDFRPDYMRMGEALSRIGNPLCAAFTATATPDVQNDICRNLHLKAPQRFVSGFARSNLTFNIRQCKGKSDKYRRIRSLIETHQNAIIYCATRKSVEEVAEWLNDDGIEHVTYHGGLSDADRTEAQERFIQKQCHIAVATNAFGMGIDRDDIRLVCHYEMPGSVEAYYQEAGRAGRDGKPGHCELLFNYADKRVQEFFVEGANPPPSLIQNVYAHLFAKADAKHEVALPIEELTQLLGKGINGMAVSSALSNLRRLGRIERFDIPGSRVRGSRIVDPNLTPDRLELDIRALDEKRKRDEQKLKQVLQWVYAQNCRQQWILRYFGELKSPACGKCDACQNAASYEPRPLTDEQLIVLKKALSGVARMSSRVRAHQWQARYGRDRIIKCLLGSKGKTIVDAGLNQLTTWGALADYAPSFVSELFDHMAREGLVEVTDGDYPLLQLTEYGSRVMFGEILPEMAWPGNQLSPNSSDAIVQESPENMDEALYQALVKKRNELARVRNNAPSYTIFPNTVLKKLASTKPLSESEALQIKGIGPAKAKTVLPTFLRIIANHEAAKGSFRLA is encoded by the coding sequence CGCTCAAGCGTCACTTCCAGTTGGATCGCTTTCGCTCACCTCAGCGTGAGATCATCCAGAGCATTCTCGACGGGAAACCCACCCTCGTCATCATGCCCACGGGTGGGGGCAAGAGCCTGTGCTACCAGCTACCCGCCATGCTGCTTCCAGGCGTCACACTGGTCATTTCTCCCTTGATCGCGCTCATGAAGGATCAGGTGGACGCGTTGCAACAGCGCGGGATTCCCGCCGCCATGATCAACAGTTCGCAAAGTTGGCCCGAGCAGCGCTCCATCCTCGAGTCCCTTAAACGCAAGGAACTCAAGCTGCTCTACGTCGCGCCCGAACGATTTCGGGCACAATCCTTTGTCGATGCGTTAACCTCTGTTGAGATTTCGCTCTTTGCCGTGGATGAAGCTCACTGCATTTCCCAGTGGGGTCATGACTTTCGCCCGGATTACATGCGCATGGGCGAGGCACTCTCACGCATCGGCAACCCCCTCTGCGCCGCCTTCACTGCAACGGCAACCCCCGACGTGCAGAACGACATTTGCCGCAACCTGCACCTCAAGGCCCCCCAGCGCTTTGTTTCAGGATTTGCGCGCAGCAACCTCACTTTCAATATTCGCCAGTGCAAGGGAAAGTCTGACAAATACCGCCGCATCCGTTCCCTCATCGAAACCCACCAAAACGCCATCATCTACTGCGCAACCCGCAAAAGTGTGGAAGAGGTCGCTGAATGGTTAAACGACGATGGCATTGAACATGTCACCTATCATGGTGGATTATCCGATGCCGACCGCACGGAGGCCCAGGAGCGTTTCATCCAAAAACAATGCCACATTGCCGTGGCCACCAACGCCTTTGGCATGGGCATTGATCGCGACGACATTCGCCTCGTCTGCCACTACGAAATGCCAGGCAGTGTTGAGGCCTACTACCAGGAAGCCGGTCGAGCTGGCAGAGACGGCAAGCCCGGTCATTGCGAGCTGCTCTTCAATTATGCGGACAAGCGCGTGCAGGAATTCTTCGTCGAGGGCGCAAACCCACCCCCTTCGCTCATTCAAAATGTTTATGCACACCTCTTTGCGAAGGCGGATGCAAAACACGAAGTAGCCCTGCCGATTGAGGAACTCACTCAACTGCTTGGCAAGGGGATCAATGGCATGGCAGTCAGCTCCGCGCTGAGCAACCTGCGCCGTCTGGGTCGTATCGAACGCTTTGACATCCCTGGTAGTCGCGTGCGAGGCTCCCGTATCGTCGACCCCAATCTGACACCGGATCGCCTCGAGCTGGATATCCGGGCATTGGACGAAAAGCGAAAGCGGGATGAGCAGAAACTCAAACAGGTGCTCCAGTGGGTCTATGCACAAAACTGCCGACAACAATGGATCCTGCGCTATTTTGGAGAATTGAAGAGTCCTGCGTGCGGTAAATGTGACGCCTGTCAAAATGCCGCATCCTACGAACCCCGGCCCCTCACCGACGAGCAATTGATCGTGCTCAAGAAGGCACTCAGTGGTGTTGCCCGCATGTCGAGCAGGGTTCGTGCTCACCAGTGGCAAGCCCGTTACGGCAGGGATCGCATCATCAAATGCCTGCTGGGAAGTAAGGGAAAAACCATTGTCGACGCAGGTCTCAACCAGCTCACCACCTGGGGAGCACTTGCCGACTATGCACCGTCCTTTGTCAGTGAACTCTTTGACCACATGGCAAGAGAGGGGCTGGTCGAGGTAACTGACGGCGACTATCCACTCCTGCAACTCACCGAATATGGATCGCGGGTGATGTTTGGGGAAATCCTGCCCGAAATGGCATGGCCGGGAAACCAACTCAGCCCCAACTCAAGCGATGCCATCGTCCAGGAGAGTCCGGAGAATATGGATGAGGCACTCTACCAGGCTCTTGTCAAAAAGCGGAACGAATTGGCTCGCGTGCGCAACAATGCACCCTCCTATACCATTTTCCCCAATACCGTACTCAAAAAACTGGCATCCACCAAACCCCTCTCCGAAAGCGAAGCCCTACAGATCAAGGGAATCGGTCCCGCCAAGGCCAAAACCGTGCTCCCCACCTTCCTGCGCATCATCGCCAACCACGAAGCCGCCAAGGGTTCCTTCCGTCTGGCCTGA
- a CDS encoding BamA/TamA family outer membrane protein encodes MNPRSNIVRNAMALCLLLVSVVASHASEFLWSVEGAGWLNNRRIQRQLELMLPEAAPLSANDVEDAVMVILNSMQQKGFLDASVVTHLTELQSEANAPADASWTMRWDRDLETFFEKDVTLREVRFEVIPGPVFYFDRFEIEEDGGLESDWIESFYYKPTMLFQSDRVRLFHPGKFEKSSRNLETQLSLRGYRNAKVFGVVQQMDMETGAVYTVVRVVPGPMHRLAAVDVDLSDEHVEYPSISFEPWVGQPYTRVVRQDLINTVRNVFYEKGYPDVSMEVTQEVVEAGPPVMHRLYLKVNPGPRVRVGPITLDGLQETRESFIRKKLNLQPGDWLNPVELDADRLTLSRTGLFDRVDLQVVPGELERPVRFTLQERYPWTMDLMAGWGSYEQLRLGSTLKRDNLWGQAHQALLRTVVSMKSQFGEAVYTIPDIRRSGVNLNFRTFALKREEVSFDRREQGIDLGITKRFERIGLDSSWVYAIQVLESVDRQGRTVLSDENSRVGSLSLRLNRDQRDSPITPQDGYRVFSNVEWADERLGGNVNFWNVEIGYSQHGRFGNGLFWHAGLSHGWLVASGSGNNFIPTNKLYFPGGDDSIRGYQRGEAAPRDAEGFLVGARSNILLNLELEQFLTDSISAVLFYDWLGSSVRSVVAGYDQSLESVGIGLRWKTVIGPVRLEYGHNLKPRDGDPNGTLHLALGMPF; translated from the coding sequence ATGAATCCTAGATCCAACATTGTCAGGAATGCGATGGCGCTGTGCCTTCTGCTGGTTTCAGTGGTAGCCTCCCATGCATCGGAATTTCTGTGGTCGGTTGAAGGTGCCGGATGGTTGAACAATCGGAGGATTCAGCGTCAGCTCGAACTGATGTTGCCCGAAGCAGCACCACTGAGTGCCAATGATGTGGAGGATGCAGTCATGGTCATCCTCAATTCCATGCAGCAGAAAGGGTTTCTTGATGCGAGTGTGGTTACTCACTTGACGGAGTTGCAATCCGAAGCAAATGCCCCGGCTGATGCGTCATGGACGATGAGGTGGGATCGGGACCTGGAGACCTTTTTTGAAAAGGATGTGACGTTAAGGGAAGTTCGCTTTGAAGTGATTCCCGGACCCGTGTTTTATTTTGACCGCTTTGAGATCGAAGAGGATGGCGGATTGGAAAGCGATTGGATTGAGTCCTTCTACTATAAACCAACCATGCTGTTTCAGTCCGACCGAGTGCGGCTTTTCCATCCGGGAAAGTTTGAAAAAAGCAGCCGCAATCTGGAAACCCAGCTCTCGCTGCGGGGGTATCGCAATGCGAAGGTGTTTGGAGTGGTTCAACAGATGGACATGGAAACTGGTGCTGTATACACAGTCGTGCGTGTGGTTCCGGGTCCGATGCACCGGCTTGCCGCAGTCGATGTCGATCTCAGCGATGAGCACGTTGAGTATCCCTCTATTTCGTTTGAGCCCTGGGTGGGGCAACCTTATACCCGTGTTGTGCGGCAGGATCTGATCAATACGGTCCGCAACGTGTTTTATGAGAAGGGATATCCGGATGTCTCCATGGAGGTGACTCAGGAGGTGGTGGAGGCAGGGCCGCCAGTGATGCATCGTTTGTATCTAAAAGTGAACCCGGGACCGAGAGTTCGGGTTGGGCCGATTACACTCGATGGATTACAGGAGACACGGGAAAGTTTTATCCGCAAAAAGTTGAACCTGCAACCGGGCGACTGGCTGAACCCAGTTGAGCTGGATGCTGATCGTCTGACACTTTCCCGGACGGGCCTGTTTGACCGGGTTGATCTTCAGGTTGTGCCTGGCGAACTGGAACGACCGGTGCGGTTCACCCTGCAGGAACGCTATCCCTGGACAATGGATCTGATGGCGGGGTGGGGGTCATACGAGCAATTGCGACTGGGTTCGACGCTCAAGCGCGACAACCTTTGGGGACAGGCTCACCAAGCTCTTTTGCGAACGGTTGTGTCGATGAAAAGTCAGTTTGGCGAAGCCGTTTATACCATTCCTGATATTCGGCGTTCGGGAGTGAATCTGAATTTTCGTACCTTTGCGTTGAAGCGTGAGGAAGTTTCGTTTGACCGAAGAGAGCAAGGCATCGATTTGGGTATCACGAAGCGATTCGAACGCATAGGTCTGGACTCGTCATGGGTTTATGCCATCCAGGTGCTCGAGAGTGTGGACCGCCAGGGACGAACAGTTTTGTCAGATGAGAACTCGAGGGTTGGCAGTCTTTCGCTACGCTTGAACCGCGATCAACGGGACAGTCCGATCACTCCGCAGGACGGCTATCGAGTCTTCAGCAATGTGGAATGGGCGGATGAACGCCTGGGAGGGAATGTAAACTTCTGGAATGTTGAAATCGGTTACTCACAGCACGGCCGCTTTGGCAATGGATTGTTTTGGCACGCGGGATTGAGCCATGGCTGGCTAGTCGCTTCAGGATCGGGTAACAATTTCATTCCGACGAATAAACTATATTTCCCTGGAGGAGATGACTCGATCCGGGGCTACCAGCGCGGAGAAGCTGCTCCACGGGATGCTGAGGGCTTCCTTGTTGGTGCGCGGAGCAACATATTGTTGAATCTGGAGCTTGAGCAATTCCTGACCGACTCCATTTCTGCAGTCCTGTTTTACGATTGGTTGGGAAGCTCGGTTCGCAGCGTGGTGGCAGGTTATGATCAATCTCTCGAATCTGTGGGCATCGGACTGCGCTGGAAGACGGTGATCGGTCCGGTTCGATTGGAATATGGACACAATCTTAAACCCCGCGATGGAGATCCCAATGGTACACTTCATTTGGCACTGGGCATGCCGTTCTGA